One Pyrus communis chromosome 4, drPyrComm1.1, whole genome shotgun sequence genomic region harbors:
- the LOC137733040 gene encoding RING-H2 finger protein ATL16-like translates to MDLGSKSYLIHVSQALPPSTTPGSSIFGTPIHHSDTSFPIIAVAGIGIAATAFLLVSYYIFVIKCCLNWHRVDILRRFSLSRNRRDEDQLMVYSPRVETRGLDEAVIRSIPLLQFKKDGNYIGLGEGSFCECAVCLNEFQEDEKLRIIPNCSHVFHIDCIDVWLQSNANCPLCRTSISTTPRFPFDRTVAPSSSPQDPSPYAGSLSGGDEDYVVIELSNDNTMDQAMLGRQGRSNSGELSLSVRSVSHSPRKLEHRVLPKKFERKFHNMITSMGDECIDIRGKDDQFSIQPIRRSFSMDSSADRQLYLAVQAAMQQQRQISEVSPSEGCSSGRVRRSFFSFGNGRGSRNAILPVYLEP, encoded by the coding sequence atgGATCTTGGAAGCAAAAGCTATTTGATCCATGTGTCACAAGCTCTTCCTCCATCAACAACTCCAGGAAGCTCCATTTTTGGAACTCCGATTCACCATTCCGACACAAGCTTCCCCATTATAGCAGTTGCCGGAATAGGAATTGCAGCCACAGCTTTCTTGCTCGTCAGCTACTACATCTTTGTTATCAAATGCTGCCTCAACTGGCACCGTGTCGACATCCTCAGGCGATTCTCATTGTCGCGCAATAGGCGGGACGAAGACCAGCTCATGGTCTACTCCCCCCGTGTAGAGACCCGGGGGCTCGACGAAGCAGTGATCAGATCAATCCCATTGTTGCAATTCAAGAAAGATGGAAATTACATAGGATTGGGAGAGGGAAGCTTTTGCGAGTGTGCGGTTTGCTTGAATGAGTTTCAAGAAGACGAGAAGCTTCGAATCATACCGAATTGCAGCCATGTTTTCCACATTGATTGTATTGATGTTTGGCTTCAAAGCAATGCCAATTGCCCACTTTGTAGAACAAGCATTTCAACCACACCCAGATTTCCTTTTGATCGAACTGTCGCTCCAAGCTCTTCGCCCCAAGATCCAAGTCCTTACGCAGGTAGCCTCAGTGGAGGCGATGAAGACTACGTGGTTATTGAATTGAGCAACGACAACACGATGGATCAAGCAatgcttggaagacaaggaagaTCGAATTCCGGGGAGTTATCACTATCAGTAAGATCTGTTAGTCATTCACCTAGGAAATTGGAACACAGAGTTTTGCCCAAgaaatttgagagaaaatttcacaacatgattacaaGCATGGGGGATGAATGCATTGATATCAGAGGGAAAGATGATCAGTTTTCAATCCAACCAATAAGGAGGTCTTTCTCAATGGACTCATCAGCTGATAGGCAGCTTTATTTGGCAGTTCAAGCAGCAATGCAGCAGCAAAGGCAAATCAGTGAGGTCAGTCCCAGTGAAGGTTGCAGTAGTGGTAGGGTTAGaagatctttcttttcttttggtaatGGTAGGGGATCTAGAAATGCAATTCTGCCTGTTTATTTGGAGCCATAA